One part of the Streptomyces ferrugineus genome encodes these proteins:
- a CDS encoding glycosyltransferase translates to MRIAFLLHNAYAMGGTVRTTMTLADTLAGRHQVELVSVFRHREKPHLGRSPKVPLRALVDRREGSADAADPLARQAGEVFPKGDSRSHQYHRLAEQRVIDWLRETDADVVVGTRAGLNALLARFGPRHAVRVGQEHLTHDNHPHRLRTELQRWYGGLDALVTMTGADARDHRHGMRLPRTMVLALPNSVPEPSVPPADAAAKVVVAAGRLARVKRYEMLVDAFALAGAACPDWSLRIYGDGPERARITDRIAHHGLGDRVFLMGSVTPIEAEWAKGSIAAVTSAHESFGMTIVEAMRCGLPVVSTDCPHGPGEIIRHGVDGFLVPRDSTRAVADALLALMRDDGRRAEMGRAARAGAARRFAPDGIADRYERLFSTLVRERARRSAPPPPPGPADWRDRATVLAATAGILARGAVRRGRRELGWVG, encoded by the coding sequence GTGCGCATCGCCTTCCTGCTGCACAACGCCTACGCGATGGGCGGCACCGTACGGACCACGATGACACTCGCCGACACGCTCGCCGGGCGACACCAGGTGGAACTCGTGTCGGTCTTCCGGCACCGCGAGAAACCACACCTGGGGCGGTCGCCCAAGGTGCCGCTGCGGGCCCTGGTGGACCGGCGCGAGGGATCCGCGGACGCGGCGGACCCTCTCGCCCGGCAGGCCGGAGAGGTCTTCCCGAAGGGGGACAGCCGCTCGCACCAGTACCACCGGCTCGCCGAGCAGCGGGTCATCGACTGGCTGCGGGAGACGGACGCCGACGTCGTCGTGGGCACCAGGGCCGGACTCAACGCGCTGCTGGCCCGGTTCGGGCCACGACATGCCGTGCGCGTCGGCCAGGAGCACCTCACCCACGACAACCACCCGCACCGACTGCGGACGGAACTCCAGCGCTGGTACGGCGGTCTCGACGCGCTGGTCACCATGACCGGGGCGGACGCGCGCGACCACCGGCACGGCATGCGGCTGCCGCGCACCATGGTGCTGGCCCTCCCCAACAGCGTTCCCGAACCCTCGGTGCCGCCGGCCGACGCGGCTGCCAAGGTGGTCGTCGCGGCGGGACGGCTGGCCCGCGTCAAGCGGTACGAGATGCTGGTCGACGCGTTCGCCCTGGCCGGTGCGGCCTGCCCCGACTGGTCCCTGCGCATCTACGGGGACGGCCCGGAGCGCGCCCGGATAACCGACCGGATAGCCCACCACGGGCTGGGAGACCGGGTCTTCCTGATGGGTTCGGTCACGCCCATCGAGGCCGAGTGGGCCAAGGGCTCCATCGCCGCGGTGACCTCCGCGCACGAGTCGTTCGGCATGACGATCGTGGAGGCCATGCGCTGCGGCCTGCCCGTGGTGAGCACCGACTGCCCCCACGGGCCCGGCGAGATCATCCGCCACGGTGTGGACGGCTTTCTCGTCCCGCGCGACAGCACCCGGGCCGTGGCCGACGCGCTGCTGGCACTGATGCGGGACGACGGACGGCGTGCGGAGATGGGCAGGGCCGCCCGGGCCGGCGCGGCGAGACGATTCGCCCCGGATGGCATCGCCGACCGCTACGAGCGCCTGTTCAGCACACTGGTGCGGGAGCGCGCCCGGCGGTCCGCTCCTCCTCCACCGCCCGGCCCGGCCGACTGGCGCGACCGTGCCACCGTGCTCGCCGCCACGGCAGGCATCCTCGCCCGCGGAGCGGTGCGCCGCGGACGGCGCGAGCTGGGGTGGGTCGGATGA
- a CDS encoding nSTAND1 domain-containing NTPase, whose translation MGRPELPVDPAAGPVQRLAHDLRELRRSAGGVSYRAMAKKAGFSVTTLAKAASGERLPSLAVLQAYVQACGADPGPWEARWAEAEALAGEKREEDADAAPPYRGLARFEPDDRELFFGRDRLIDELSELGRGSAFAVVFGASGSGKSSLLRAGLIPLLREKIAQQGRTAVLRVLTPGDRPASTYGHLLTPAADDPESWVVVDQFEEVFTLCRERAERDRFLDLLLAARDPGSRLRVLIAVRSDFYARCAEHPRLAEALHGSGFLVRPMTADELREAVIGPAQAAGLIVERTLTARIVEDVLDEPGGLPMLSHALLETWRRRKGRMLTLAAYEAAGGVRGAIAASAEEAYGELSPAQAHAARHLLLRMVEPGQGNADTRRPLSWEEMAGWEDPEVRAVARRLTRARLLTTDDDGVQLAHEALITCWPRLREWIDADRERLRHHRQLTDAARTWLEHDRDPGTLYRGTRLARAEELFAGDDRGYDGLTSEETAFLVTAAEQRATEERAATRARRRNRTLTASLCAVLAVALVVGLAAVRLRQDSEKQTTDTAARRVAAVADALRTTDPRTAMLLGVAAWRTSELPESRRALLGALAQRELDNFTDPAPGDEPNRYLDTSGRTLLSIGGNTWRTWDVSTHRRIASGPLPHGTVLAAGPGGRVLVIQTTRDTQRLWDTRTRRWIGDPLPFTDTVSFGASGHNYLVRSPDDDRARLYSVTDGHLVFRTPAAGSGELVHVAADDDRLLAVCPRGRAPQVWDTSARRVRSGAWTSARGVCAGDRTFLGLTGGRLLTLTGDRVRVWDTTSGRELADIAHPGADGVVVSADGSFLATGGGQEIRVWRLPNRGAPVFRHSLDNVSLSGLAWDSSRPLLRYLEGGTVHTLDLTRTLTRAWRKSPLAGVRLSPDGRTLATAERTGDRYVFQLRNTRDGRLLRTLPTPSRPVFRTGNPTVPGEVTEPLLSFSPDGGTFAYGVSAPWDTAPQRLTVWDVAAGHARTTVDLATASTTSTDAIALGPGGRTLLTARLTEDGYFNETWDTTRQRRTALLRGPGGGQLAVSPDGGLLVTDNRVVRAGRSHAHDLVQHDGIGAIAFAPDGSGLAAGDWTGRVALWDGDLRHRAGILRNVFLAPVDPSSDSAEAITALAFSPDGSTLAVGGDAGTIQLWDIATQQPLGPSLPTSGESVDTLAFSPDSTLLYAGGKHVPLQRYVVDPDRAVSLVCSRAGNAELTREQWRTYVPDRPYRRVCP comes from the coding sequence ATGGGGCGCCCCGAACTACCGGTCGACCCGGCGGCCGGTCCCGTGCAGCGACTCGCCCACGATCTTCGGGAGCTGCGCCGCTCGGCGGGTGGCGTGTCGTACCGGGCCATGGCGAAGAAGGCCGGCTTCTCGGTGACGACCCTGGCGAAGGCGGCGAGCGGCGAGCGGCTGCCGTCGTTGGCCGTGCTCCAGGCGTACGTCCAGGCATGCGGCGCCGACCCCGGTCCGTGGGAGGCACGGTGGGCGGAGGCCGAGGCGCTGGCCGGGGAGAAGAGGGAGGAGGACGCCGACGCCGCACCGCCCTACCGTGGCCTCGCGCGCTTCGAGCCGGATGACCGTGAGCTGTTCTTCGGCCGGGACCGGCTGATCGACGAGCTGAGCGAGCTGGGGCGCGGGTCCGCGTTCGCCGTGGTGTTCGGGGCGTCCGGCAGCGGCAAGTCCTCCCTGCTGCGGGCCGGTCTGATACCCCTGCTGCGGGAGAAGATCGCCCAGCAGGGGCGTACGGCGGTCCTTCGGGTACTGACTCCGGGAGACCGGCCCGCCAGCACCTACGGACATCTGCTGACGCCTGCGGCCGACGATCCGGAGAGCTGGGTGGTGGTGGATCAGTTCGAGGAGGTCTTCACCCTCTGCCGCGAGCGCGCCGAGCGGGACCGCTTCCTCGACCTTCTGCTCGCCGCGCGCGACCCGGGAAGCCGACTGCGCGTGCTCATAGCCGTACGGTCCGACTTCTACGCACGGTGCGCCGAGCACCCGCGACTGGCTGAGGCGCTGCACGGGAGCGGGTTCCTGGTCAGGCCCATGACCGCCGACGAGCTGCGCGAGGCGGTGATCGGTCCCGCGCAGGCGGCCGGGCTCATCGTGGAGCGGACACTGACCGCACGGATCGTCGAGGACGTGCTCGACGAGCCCGGCGGGCTGCCGATGCTGTCCCACGCCCTGCTGGAGACCTGGCGGCGGCGCAAGGGACGGATGCTGACCCTGGCCGCGTACGAAGCGGCCGGCGGAGTGCGCGGCGCGATCGCGGCCAGCGCCGAGGAGGCGTACGGAGAACTCTCACCGGCGCAGGCGCACGCCGCCCGGCACCTGCTCCTGCGGATGGTCGAGCCCGGCCAGGGCAACGCCGACACGCGCCGCCCGCTCAGCTGGGAGGAAATGGCCGGGTGGGAGGACCCGGAAGTGCGAGCCGTCGCCCGGCGGCTGACCCGGGCCCGGCTGCTGACCACCGACGACGACGGAGTGCAGCTCGCCCACGAGGCGCTCATCACCTGCTGGCCGCGGCTGCGCGAGTGGATCGACGCGGACCGGGAGCGGCTGCGCCACCACCGGCAGCTGACCGACGCCGCCCGCACCTGGCTGGAGCACGACCGCGACCCGGGCACGCTCTACCGGGGCACCCGCCTCGCGCGGGCCGAGGAACTGTTCGCGGGCGACGACCGCGGCTACGACGGTCTGACGTCCGAGGAGACGGCCTTCCTGGTCACCGCGGCGGAGCAGCGTGCGACGGAGGAGCGTGCCGCCACCCGGGCCCGGCGCCGCAACCGCACGCTCACGGCCTCGCTCTGCGCCGTGCTGGCGGTGGCCCTGGTCGTCGGCCTGGCCGCCGTGCGACTGCGCCAGGACAGCGAGAAGCAGACCACCGACACGGCGGCCCGCCGGGTGGCCGCGGTCGCCGACGCGCTGCGCACCACCGACCCGCGCACCGCGATGCTGCTCGGCGTCGCCGCATGGCGCACCTCTGAGCTGCCGGAGTCCCGCCGAGCCCTGCTGGGCGCGCTGGCCCAGCGCGAACTGGACAACTTCACCGACCCGGCGCCCGGTGACGAACCGAACCGGTACCTCGACACCTCCGGGCGCACTCTGCTCAGCATCGGCGGCAACACCTGGCGAACGTGGGATGTGAGCACCCACCGCCGTATCGCCTCGGGGCCGCTGCCTCACGGGACGGTGCTCGCCGCGGGTCCGGGCGGCCGGGTGCTCGTCATCCAGACCACCCGGGACACCCAGCGGCTGTGGGACACCCGAACGAGGCGCTGGATCGGGGACCCCTTGCCGTTCACGGACACCGTGAGCTTCGGGGCAAGTGGCCACAACTACCTGGTGAGGAGCCCGGACGACGACCGGGCTCGGCTCTACTCCGTCACCGACGGCCATCTGGTCTTCCGGACCCCGGCGGCCGGCAGCGGGGAGCTCGTCCACGTGGCGGCCGACGACGACCGGCTGCTGGCCGTCTGCCCACGCGGCCGGGCCCCGCAGGTCTGGGACACGTCCGCGCGCAGGGTCCGGTCCGGTGCCTGGACGAGCGCTCGCGGCGTCTGCGCTGGTGACCGCACCTTCCTCGGCCTCACCGGCGGCCGGCTTCTCACTCTCACCGGGGACCGGGTGCGTGTATGGGACACCACGTCGGGACGAGAGCTCGCCGACATCGCCCACCCGGGTGCCGATGGCGTCGTCGTGAGCGCGGACGGCTCGTTCCTGGCGACCGGCGGCGGCCAGGAGATCAGAGTGTGGCGGCTCCCCAACCGCGGCGCCCCCGTTTTCCGCCACTCCCTGGACAACGTGTCGCTCTCCGGTCTCGCCTGGGACTCCTCGCGGCCCCTGCTGCGGTACCTCGAAGGGGGCACGGTCCACACCCTCGACCTCACCAGGACGCTCACCCGGGCCTGGCGCAAGAGTCCGCTCGCCGGCGTCCGGCTCAGCCCCGACGGCAGGACGCTCGCCACCGCCGAACGCACCGGTGACCGCTACGTCTTCCAGCTGCGGAACACGCGCGACGGCCGTCTGCTGCGCACCCTGCCGACCCCGTCACGGCCCGTCTTCCGCACCGGCAACCCGACGGTCCCCGGGGAAGTCACCGAGCCTTTGCTGTCCTTCAGCCCCGACGGAGGCACGTTCGCGTACGGAGTCTCGGCCCCCTGGGACACGGCGCCTCAGCGTCTGACGGTGTGGGACGTGGCCGCCGGACACGCGAGGACCACTGTGGACCTGGCGACGGCGTCCACGACGTCTACGGACGCGATCGCCCTGGGACCGGGCGGTCGTACGCTCCTCACCGCACGTTTGACCGAAGACGGCTACTTCAACGAGACATGGGACACCACGCGGCAGCGGAGGACGGCGCTCCTCCGCGGCCCGGGCGGCGGTCAGCTGGCCGTCAGCCCGGACGGCGGGCTCTTGGTGACCGACAACCGCGTCGTCCGAGCGGGCCGGTCCCACGCCCATGACCTCGTCCAGCACGACGGCATCGGAGCCATCGCCTTCGCTCCCGACGGCTCCGGCCTGGCGGCGGGCGACTGGACAGGGCGGGTGGCCCTGTGGGACGGCGACCTCCGACACCGGGCGGGCATCCTGAGGAACGTCTTTCTGGCGCCCGTCGATCCGTCCTCCGACTCAGCCGAGGCGATCACGGCGCTCGCGTTCAGTCCGGACGGCAGCACGCTCGCCGTCGGCGGCGACGCGGGGACCATCCAACTCTGGGACATCGCAACCCAGCAACCTCTCGGTCCTTCTCTGCCCACCTCCGGTGAGAGCGTCGACACGCTCGCCTTCAGCCCGGACAGCACCCTGCTGTACGCGGGCGGCAAGCACGTCCCGCTCCAGCGGTACGTCGTGGATCCTGACCGAGCGGTGTCCCTCGTCTGCTCCCGCGCCGGGAACGCGGAGCTGACCCGGGAGCAGTGGCGCACCTATGTTCCGGACCGGCCGTACCGGCGGGTCTGCCCCTGA
- a CDS encoding winged helix-turn-helix transcriptional regulator: protein MAGEQSHDVAACKRVDEGISRVFLLLGKRWTGPIVSVLTAGPAHFVALRRAIPGISERMLSDRLTELATAGLVVREVYEGPPLRVVYRLTEAGAALEPALSELGGWARKYLPDGERPEGC, encoded by the coding sequence ATGGCGGGTGAGCAGAGTCACGACGTAGCGGCGTGCAAGCGGGTCGACGAGGGCATCAGCCGTGTCTTCCTGCTGCTCGGCAAGCGCTGGACCGGCCCGATCGTGTCCGTCCTGACCGCGGGGCCCGCCCACTTCGTCGCCCTGCGCCGGGCGATCCCAGGCATCAGCGAGCGCATGCTCTCCGACCGGCTCACCGAACTGGCGACCGCGGGACTCGTCGTACGCGAGGTGTACGAGGGGCCGCCGCTGCGGGTCGTGTACCGGCTGACGGAGGCGGGCGCGGCGCTCGAGCCCGCGCTCAGCGAGCTCGGCGGATGGGCGAGGAAGTATCTGCCGGACGGGGAGCGGCCCGAGGGCTGCTGA
- a CDS encoding glycosyltransferase 87 family protein, producing the protein MPPDSLSFVAGERPGGPVLAPARPEPRRRVREASRRAPRVRRDVLFWIACAGFALSLALVTTLTPHRVWGACAAVGYAAAAELARRAPRPWSRPSALAALLGAVVVPLTLMVLAGTAQSEVHVVERSGGLLLNSGSPYLPHPVDVEDYNPYLPGMALFGIPHALFGGTPLADARVWFCAAFLVSMLVAARESGRDSLAPRAKSGAGAALLLAAFPAVALPLAVGGVDLPVIGLMCLGLALAGRGGSGTAAGLAMGAAAALKWTAWPLLPVGLVLLAVTAGRRAAVRAGVVAVLVAAVAVVPVALADPHAFVEHVVLFPLGQGGVHSPADSPLPGYLLATYVPGGSVLAMGALVAAAGGVAVSLAIRPPRTLVAAADRLALGLGLAMCLIPATRFGYLVYPLVLAAWFRREGLVTAARRVGRSVAGGPWAAWGTADRGSAPERAAERASRGGHRARGGRAGRGAVSAFGGAAAGGAVSAFGGAAAGGAVSAFGGAAAGGAVSGGEATGVSVRGVGVSG; encoded by the coding sequence ATGCCACCCGACTCCCTCTCCTTCGTCGCCGGAGAACGGCCCGGCGGACCTGTCCTCGCCCCCGCGCGGCCGGAACCCCGCCGAAGGGTCCGTGAAGCGTCCCGCCGGGCACCGCGGGTGCGCCGGGACGTGCTGTTCTGGATCGCCTGCGCGGGCTTCGCGCTGTCGCTGGCCCTGGTCACGACCCTCACCCCGCACCGGGTCTGGGGCGCCTGCGCCGCCGTCGGGTACGCCGCCGCGGCGGAGCTCGCCCGCCGGGCGCCGCGCCCCTGGAGCCGGCCCAGCGCGCTCGCCGCCCTGCTCGGAGCCGTCGTGGTCCCGCTGACGCTGATGGTCCTGGCGGGGACCGCGCAGTCGGAGGTGCACGTCGTCGAGCGCTCGGGCGGCCTGCTGCTGAACTCCGGCAGCCCGTACCTGCCCCACCCGGTCGACGTCGAGGACTACAACCCCTATCTGCCCGGCATGGCGCTGTTCGGGATACCGCACGCGCTCTTCGGGGGGACGCCGCTCGCGGATGCGCGGGTGTGGTTCTGTGCCGCGTTTCTGGTGAGCATGCTGGTCGCCGCGCGGGAATCCGGGCGCGACTCCCTTGCGCCGAGGGCGAAGTCGGGCGCGGGCGCTGCCTTGCTGCTCGCGGCGTTCCCCGCGGTGGCGTTGCCGCTGGCGGTCGGTGGGGTGGATCTGCCGGTGATCGGGCTGATGTGCCTGGGGCTGGCACTGGCCGGCCGGGGTGGGTCCGGTACGGCGGCGGGGCTGGCGATGGGGGCCGCGGCCGCGCTGAAGTGGACGGCCTGGCCGCTGTTGCCGGTGGGGCTGGTGCTGCTGGCGGTGACGGCGGGGCGGCGGGCGGCCGTACGGGCCGGGGTCGTCGCGGTGCTGGTGGCCGCGGTGGCGGTGGTGCCGGTGGCCCTCGCCGATCCGCACGCCTTCGTGGAGCACGTGGTCCTCTTCCCGCTGGGGCAGGGCGGGGTGCATTCGCCGGCGGACAGCCCGCTGCCCGGGTATCTGCTGGCCACGTACGTCCCCGGCGGCTCCGTCCTCGCCATGGGCGCCCTGGTGGCCGCCGCGGGCGGTGTGGCGGTGTCGTTGGCGATACGGCCGCCCCGGACCCTCGTCGCGGCGGCGGACCGGCTGGCGCTGGGGCTGGGGCTCGCGATGTGCCTGATCCCGGCGACGCGGTTCGGGTACCTGGTCTATCCGCTGGTCCTGGCCGCCTGGTTCCGGCGTGAGGGGCTGGTGACGGCCGCTCGTCGGGTGGGGCGGTCGGTGGCGGGTGGTCCTTGGGCGGCGTGGGGGACGGCGGACCGTGGCTCAGCGCCAGAACGCGCGGCTGAACGCGCGTCTCGTGGGGGTCACCGTGCCCGCGGTGGCCGGGCTGGTCGTGGCGCGGTGTCTGCCTTCGGTGGGGCGGCGGCCGGTGGGGCGGTGTCTGCCTTCGGTGGGGCGGCGGCCGGTGGGGCGGTGTCTGCCTTCGGTGGGGCGGCGGCCGGTGGGGCGGTGTCGGGTGGCGAGGCAACGGGCGTGTCGGTGCGGGGAGTCGGCGTCTCGGGGTGA
- a CDS encoding FMN-dependent NADH-azoreductase, whose translation MATLLHIDSSVFPADASSSRAVTDAFRRTWQEQHPEGTVIHRDLATNPVPHITAHAHTAGFSDPATHSPEQAAAFAERVRLIEELESADAVLIGAPMYNLTIPSTLKAWLDNVVLFGRTAGNAQSVKGTPVTVVASRGGAYGPGTPREGYEYVQNYLSAILADFLGADLDFIVPELTMAPSNPEMTELVPLFEASRERALDEAAAKAKQLATRLAA comes from the coding sequence ATGGCAACGCTGCTGCACATCGACTCCTCGGTCTTCCCGGCCGACGCGTCCTCCTCCCGTGCCGTCACCGACGCCTTCCGCCGCACCTGGCAGGAACAGCACCCGGAGGGCACGGTGATCCACCGCGACCTCGCCACGAACCCCGTGCCGCACATCACCGCCCACGCCCACACCGCCGGCTTCTCCGATCCGGCCACGCACTCCCCCGAGCAGGCCGCCGCCTTCGCCGAGCGGGTGCGGCTGATCGAGGAGTTGGAGAGCGCGGACGCGGTGCTGATCGGCGCCCCGATGTACAACCTGACGATCCCGTCGACGCTGAAGGCCTGGCTGGACAACGTGGTCCTGTTCGGCCGCACCGCGGGCAACGCCCAGTCGGTCAAGGGCACCCCGGTCACCGTCGTCGCCAGCCGCGGCGGCGCGTACGGCCCGGGCACACCGCGCGAGGGCTACGAGTACGTGCAGAACTACCTGTCGGCGATCCTGGCCGACTTCCTCGGCGCCGACCTCGACTTCATCGTCCCGGAGCTCACCATGGCCCCGTCCAACCCGGAGATGACCGAACTGGTCCCCCTCTTCGAGGCCTCCCGCGAGCGCGCCCTCGACGAGGCCGCCGCGAAGGCGAAGCAGTTGGCCACGCGGCTCGCGGCGTAG
- a CDS encoding DUF1304 domain-containing protein: protein MHTLSVVLVALMALLHAYILVLEMFLWQRGPGRRFSGFDAELARTTAPLAANQGLYNGFLAAGLVWGLIADDPTGYRVQIFFLSCIVVAGVYGAATANRRILFAQALPAAVTLAAVVAAG from the coding sequence ATGCATACGCTCTCCGTCGTTCTCGTCGCCCTCATGGCGCTACTGCACGCCTACATCCTGGTTCTGGAGATGTTCCTGTGGCAGCGCGGTCCGGGCCGCCGCTTCTCCGGGTTCGACGCGGAGCTCGCCCGCACCACCGCGCCGCTGGCCGCCAACCAGGGTCTCTACAACGGCTTCCTGGCCGCGGGCCTGGTCTGGGGCCTGATCGCCGACGACCCGACCGGCTACCGGGTGCAGATCTTCTTCCTGTCCTGCATCGTCGTCGCCGGCGTCTACGGCGCGGCCACCGCCAACCGCCGCATCCTCTTCGCCCAGGCCCTGCCCGCCGCCGTGACCCTCGCCGCGGTCGTCGCGGCGGGCTGA